One genomic window of Hydra vulgaris chromosome 03, alternate assembly HydraT2T_AEP includes the following:
- the LOC136078150 gene encoding uncharacterized protein LOC136078150: protein MSKMSKENQRTIYKETVNISTNHAKVNDTLESGFSKYPYSEKLKIDEHLRYSHDKKIITDLLNKNFLSKTIIETLNKVIDFPTPYIFAKFASKAYENYDPQQKNKYEKDLPLGWKLLATATNSAIKNGYFGVAYCNLEKRQVVLAHRGTIFKNLGAIWTDVSAIACNKYAPQMSSACTFAHRIVCELNELNKDQAKFQLFFTGHSLGGWLAQVTTFTSKYLDITGNNFLKAEREGYHVHTEVFDSPGCKDMLSQMVDDFGLRHDDNWSSLSFDNLDITSYLSAPNRINTHNSHIGTIYRVFVDLSDITESNEYFKYNLKTHEMKKILNTFDQSKGQVRKDNNGMKIKKVVDWPISSFLNNKKEYRDFFQWATRVNNYEPEVELIEFHTKLNEKHDHFPIRYQVKNVNWDICSSNIFTQEEFLFLENYQTLRKLPEKFQPKDLFSEINDLTTEQNIKDVLGDFKIKNKKIICDNEKLQKLIHYVKNLLHYLPTIRDKVEKGFTENGIKKAIIDSISLNNLVYEHFKCFAETDVVKPLNMDTQASLLFVNEDTCLWLAKIYKTLYEKYSKEKVVILNLKELLHLKKISPFTQEMKDFVDDLTCNKSLILFECKLNFNINENEEIKNFIKHLFQKLNNENIKVIFVTRISKDDKRNDDKLEDLMKSTARELNISLKIKMEKPLTWLNFSVKYQEELLNRPFVIFQEQKEGTSLMSLKRDKDWGEFIHSNKDPNFLMQLINNDNIKIDSIFPRGFDESHYINRVFIYQVEIETEIFAKKNNEDDLWAISNTDKETFSRLISDGSEIRFYHERDPEKEKPNKFIIIDDPVAEKFEQLCQQYPKFNIYGLKYKPDKKTLKWKKSQGSVSELFKFVSKSHTKEYDEIKMLQKTNNHKVVIISDTAGMGKSTVLTKLYHLIRSKSPNLWLFRIDLNDYTKKLFEIKDKNALNVAKNDKIKEVFKFMSNNLYEANSLKQNLFMYYCQNDTNISKMVIMFDGFDEISPDYKKVVLDMVQVLSQSAVKQIWVTTRPNMLNFVADGLNQFAFTLKPFSTNDQQNFLINFWNKNILESNNNSEDQDRLKEFVKLLTESFAKSIHDNAYEFTGIPLQTKMLAEVFEKPCIKFLKSKDDKPNLPNSFKIFELYENFFKKKHEVFLDEKIKIDSSKPGIPNKLLYEEFIKSYQIIALHTIFNTKINEKHLLSNKSQKKIKSFIDGIKKGKQNHGIIDQIIEDKPHFIHRTYAEYLVARFLVNSLNKQKKLQSISELFLNILSAGDYQVIRVFINDQLEKDLFPDICQLNNQDYLKKSTDIIQFALIEKNINIIRLITQILRIDIKEDGFYCKYRRQIVDQIMLLDKDGFIQYVYGRYDMAINFFLQTYKLKQLIYDSPHQEIANSLNNIGTTYAKIGQYDQAIEYLNQSKNMQIKFIEQNKLHSKKVHNLAVYLNNLGSAHWNKSKYAQAIEYYRQALFVILKKAPLSKELKGIKNSLLKLFAKRCSLNLDEIKDNISFSPPQEVDLTKHLNNIALSIDVSNEEKKTEKIKKYELLLLFYPDLKNKSQVITE, encoded by the coding sequence ATGTCTAAAATGAGTAAAGAAAATCAAAGAACCATTTATAAAGAAACAGTGAATATATCCACTAACCATGCCAAAGTAAATGACACTTTAGAATCTGGTTTTTCAAAATACCCATAttcagaaaagttaaaaatagatgaacACCTAAGATATAGTCACGATAAAAAGATAATAACggatttgttaaataaaaactttctcaGCAAAACTATCATCGAAACACTTAATAAAGTAATTGATTTTCCAACGCCTTATATCTTTGCTAAGTTTGCTTCCAAAGCATACGAAAATTATGAtccacaacaaaaaaacaaatatgaaaaagaTTTACCTCTAGGTTGGAAATTATTAGCCACTGCTACAAATAGTGCAATAAAAAATGGTTACTTTGGAGTGGCATATTGTAACCTTGAGAAACGACAGGTCGTTCTTGCGCATAGaggaactatttttaaaaatttggggGCAATTTGGACCGATGTAAGTGCAATAGCTTGTAACAAGTACGCTCCCCAAATGAGTTCCGCTTGTACATTTGCTCATCGAATTGTTTGCGAATTGAATGAGCTTAACAAAGATCAAgcaaaatttcaactttttttcacaGGTCATTCATTAGGTGGGTGGTTAGCACAAGTTACTACTTTTACATCTAAGTATCTAGATATAACAGGAAATAATTTCCTGAAAGCTGAACGAGAAGGCTATCATGTTCATACAGAGGTTTTTGATAGTCCAGGTTGTAAAGATATGTTATCTCAAATGGTTGATGATTTTGGTTTACGACATGATGATAACTGGTCCTCTCTTTCTTTTGATAACCTAGATATTACTAGTTATTTATCTGCGCCAAATCGTATCAATACTCATAATTCGCATATTGGAACAATATATagagtttttgttgatttatcaGATATTACAGAAAGTAATGAGTATTTTAAGTATAATCTAAAAACacatgaaatgaaaaaaattttaaatacatttgatCAATCTAAAGGTCAAGTTCGTAAAGATAATAAtggtatgaaaataaaaaaagtggtaGATTGGCCGATTAGCAGTTTCCTGAACAACAAGAAAGAATATAGAGACTTTTTTCAGTGGGCAACTCGTGTTAACAATTATGAACCTGAAGTAGAATTAATTGAGTTCCACACTAAGTTAAATGAAAAGCATGATCATTTTCCTATTCGTTACCAAGTGAAAAACGTAAATTGGGATATCTGTAGTAGTAATATTTTTACGCAagaagagtttttatttttggaaaactaTCAAACTTTGCGTAAGTTACCAGAAAAATTTCAACCAAAAGATTTGTTTAGTGAAATTAATGATCTAACGACAGAGCAGAATATTAAAGATGTACTAggagattttaaaattaaaaataagaaaatcattTGTGACAATGAGAAATTACAGAAACTTATTCATTATGTTAAAAATCTGCTGCACTATCTTCCTACAATAAGAGACAAAGTTGAAAAAGGTTTTACTGAGAACGGAATAAAAAAGGCAATTATTGATTCGATATCATTAAACAATTTAGTATATGAACACTTCAAATGTTTTGCGGAAACAGATGTGGTAAAACCATTAAATATGGATACTCAGGCAtcacttttatttgttaatgaaGACACTTGTTTATGGCTagctaaaatatataaaactttatacgAAAAGTACTCTAAAGAAAAAgttgttatattaaatttaaaggaacttttacacttaaaaaaaatatcaccttTTACGCAAGAAATGAAGGATTTTGTTGATGACCTTACTTGTAATAAATCGTTGATATTATTtgaatgtaaattaaattttaatattaatgaaaacgaagaaataaaaaacttcattaaacatttatttcaaaaattaaacaatgaaaatattaaagttatttttgtaactCGCATTAGTAAAGACGACAAACGTAATGACGACAAACTGGAAGATCTAATGAAATCAACAGCTCGTGAATTAAACAtaagcttaaaaataaaaatggaaaaaccaCTAACTTGGTTAAACttttctgttaaatatcaaGAAGAACTTTTAAATAGACCATTTGTTATTTTCCAAGAACAAAAAGAAGGAACAAGTCTAATGAGCCTTAAAAGAGATAAAGACTGGGGAGAGTTTATTCATTCGAATAAGGATCCGAATTTTCTAATGCAGCTGATTAATAACGATAACATTAAGATAGATAGTATATTTCCACGTGGTTTTGACGAGAGCCATTACATAAATCGTGTGTTTATTTATCAAGTCGAGATTGAGACagaaatatttgcaaaaaaaaacaatgaagatGACTTATGGGCTATTAGTAACACTGACAAAGAAACCTTCAGCAGGTTAATATCCGACGGCAGTGAAATCCGCTTTTATCATGAAAGGGATCCTGAGAAAGAAAAGccaaataaatttatcattatagATGATCCAGTAGCAGAAAAATTTGAACAGTTGTGTCAACAGTATCCAAAATTTAATATCTATGGGCTCAAGTATAAACCAGACAAGAAAACgctaaaatggaaaaaatcacAAGGTTCTGTATCTGAGTTGTTTAAATTCGTAAGTAAAAGTCATACCAAAGAATACGACGAAATTAAAATGCTACAGAAAACCAACAACCATAAAGTTGTTATTATTTCAGATACAGCAGGAATGGGTAAATCTACTGTACTAACTAAATTGTACCATCTAATAAGGAGTAAATCACCTAATTTATGGTTATTTAGAATAGATTTAAATGATTACactaaaaaactatttgagataaaagataaaaatgcttTGAACGTTGCTAAAAACGATAAAATCAAagaagtatttaaatttatgtcaaaCAATTTATATGAAGCTAACtccttaaaacaaaatttgtttatgtactATTGTCAGAATGATACTAACATTAGCAAAATGGTAATAATGTTTGATGGTTTCGATGAAATTAGTCCGGATTATAAAAAGGTAGTACTTGATATGGTACAAGTACTAAGTCAGAGTGCTGTAAAACAAATCTGGGTTACCACTCGACCCAATATGCTAAACTTTGTTGCAGATGGTTTAAATCAGTTTGCATTTACGTTGAAACCTTTCTCAACAAATGATcagcaaaactttttaataaatttttggaataaaaatattttggaatcaAATAATAACAGTGAGGATCAGGATAGATTGAAAGAATTTGTCAAATTACTAACTGAAAGTTTTGCGAAATCAATACATGATAATGCTTATGAATTTACTGGAATTCCTCTTCAAACTAAAATGCTAGCTGAAGTATTTGAAAAAccttgtattaaatttttaaaatcaaaagatgACAAGCCTAATTTACCtaatagtttcaaaatttttgaattatatgaaaacttttttaagaaaaaacatgaagttttccTGGATGAAAAAATCAAGATAGATTCAAGTAAACCAGGAATACCAAATAAACTATTATATGAGGAGTTTATTAAATCATACCAAATTATTGCATTACACACAATATTCAATACTAAGATAAACGAAAAACATTTATTGTCTAATAAGTctcagaaaaaaatcaaatcttttatagATGGTATCAAAAAGGGTAAACAAAACCATGGTATCATTGATCAAATAATTGAAGACAAGCCGCATTTTATACATCGTACTTATGCTGAGTATTTAGTTGCCAGGTTTTtggtaaatagtttaaataaacagaaaaagcTACAATCAATCTcagagctttttttaaatattttatctgcaGGAGATTATCAGGTTATAAGAGTCTTCATCAATGATCAGTTAGAAAAAGACCTTTTTCCCGATATATGTCAATTGAATAATCAagattatcttaaaaaaagtaCAGACATCATTCAATTTGCACTgattgaaaaaaacataaatattattagattAATAACACAAATCTTAAGAATAGACATTAAAGAAGACggtttttattgcaaatatagAAGGCAAATCGTAGATCAGATTATGTTATTGGATAAGGATGGGTTTATTCAATATGTATATGGAAGATATGATATGgcaattaatttctttttgcaGACTTATAAATTGAAACAACTGATTTACGACTCACCTCATCAAGAAATCGctaattctttaaataatattggtaCAACTTATGCTAAAATAGGACAGTACGACCAGGCGATCGAATACCTTAATCAGagcaaaaatatgcaaataaagtttattgaacaaaataagCTACATTCTAAAAAGGTACATAATTTagctgtttatttaaataacttaggAAGCGCTCATTGGAATAAAAGCAAATACGCTCAGGCAATTGAATATTATAGACAAGCTTtgtttgtaatattaaaaaaggcaCCACTCTCCAAAGAGTTAAAGggcataaaaaatagtttacttaaGCTATTTGCTAAAAGATGTTCTTTAAACTTAGATGAGATTAAAGATAATATATCGTTTTCTCCTCCACAAGAAGTAGATTTAACAAAACATCTGAACAATATTGCTTTATCGATCGATGTTagtaatgaagaaaaaaaaacagaaaaaattaaaaagtatgaacTATTACTACTTTTTTATCctgatttgaaaaataaatcacaAGTAATTACTGAGTAA
- the LOC136078153 gene encoding major facilitator superfamily domain-containing protein 1-like isoform X3 yields MAGSVYDISLILTPLLGITVDYIGYRGIMASACAVFTIPVFSILAFTDWHPLIGTLLLGATYSAAATSMWPSVPLVVNPIFLGTAMGLMTSMQMIGIGSCNLVVGSILDSYKKNPHKWKFVMLFLFANALACVLLSVILNIIDFRQNGVLNKTSKRKQTKKAYLSNDKESLIVNKPHNGALDVDAKRKKGCSA; encoded by the exons ATGGCTGGTTCAGTTTATGACATCTCATTAATCCTTACGCCGTTGCTAGGAATAACAGTG GATTACATCGGTTACCGTGGCATAATGGCGTCTGCATGTGCAGTGTTTACTATACCTGTTTTTTCTATACTTGCATTTACTGATTGGCATCCATTGATTGGAACTCTGTTGCTTGGTGCAACGTACTCAGCTGCTGCG ACTAGCATGTGGCCCTCAGTTCCATTAGTTGTCAACCCTATTTTTCTTGGTACAGCAATGGGTCTGATGACTTCAATGCAAATGATTGGAATCGGTTCTTGTAATTTAGTGGTTGGAAGCATTCTTGATAGCTATAA AAAAAATCCCCACAAGTGGaaatttgttatgttatttCTATTTGCAAATGCTTTGGCATGTGTCTTGTTGTCTGTTATTCTAAACATTATTGATTTCAGACAG aaTGGTGTTTTAAATAAGACATCAAAACGCAAGCAAACAAAGAAAGCATACTTATCAAATGATAAAGAAAGTCTTATAGTAAATAAACCACATAATGGGGCATTAGATGTTGATGCT aaaagaaaaaagggTTGCTCGGCTTAA